TTTAAATAATTTAGTAATCTGCTTAACATTAATTATACAAGGTATTTTATATTCTCTCATATGTATAGCAGCATGAGATAAAGTCCCACCATGCTCACATATTATTGCTTTGACTCCTTTTAGTAAATGAAAATGAGTAGGCTCTATCATTGGTATAATTAAGATATGATTATCTCTGGTTTTATTTTGTATTTCTAACTCTTC
This genomic window from Chitinophagaceae bacterium contains:
- a CDS encoding PEP-utilizing enzyme, coding for KYNIHILEENMNSESVQGETIYGKDKINGEVYIYKNKEELEIQNKTRDNHILIIPMIEPTHFHLLKGVKAIICEHGGTLSHAAIHMREYKIPCIINVKQITKLFKDNDKINIDLNTGIIEKL